A single region of the Pontibacter kalidii genome encodes:
- a CDS encoding PAS domain S-box protein → MLATLLLVCVFFYMQTREFQDKYTTSMQHTYRRLELVNKLFENKERTQALVRAHIMAERAAAKDSLRRELALAYKANEATILELHQLLEGHGHLQQLHRLSDDLKNYHAHVDSLLRLSYERQREAALRYDAAHLAPFYTQHHAHLISLNSELTNAARTYTDQFSPAFSNLVDEYILLLLLVVPFIFWASFAFNQITKRLQQENQRLNKEIKEREALQQNLKFTQRHFRRLFEQNPIPMFVYDQHTFRILEVNEAAVQEYGFTQEEFLRLTVFDILPEEEKEAVRSRISQMDKAADTNNVGVSHMRKDGSIFRVMLRSHAFKERNGVYPRLVTSENIQKQEEFIATLAKSEKQLREVSSSIPGAVYQFRVDEHNNTSFPFVSDGIKDVVGVTPEEVYQNPNLLFEAVHPDDLEEVSKSIQAATQSFLPWVQDLRVWNKVQQEWNWIRGHSLPSSKENGVLLYNGTFIDITDQKEAQAQLTASEANLRALLDSSPQAVYLLDKELNVLLFNAVAAEEVKKLTLRELQPGQNILELTSDDQKNILIDSHARALQGKPTQFETGSGELWFEIAFRPVLTHDRQVISVALSIHDISEQRNIISAIKNSEAQLARAQSLAKIGSWEYDLLRDSLRISDNLYTIYGVSPETFAVTLNSLQAFFHPEDRDKALQDYQRVIEEKTVVSAEHRIRLHDGSEKYLHQTMEPLMNYEGQVLKVLGTTQDITEQKAREREIREAKDRFQSTIENIPEVIFSADANFRIFYISPQCVRITGYTEEEFTQEHLWPRITHEEDLPGLLSKLKQEVPLGKKIQHEMRIIARDGKEKWFMLRLSPMLGENGEVQRLDASVADVTERKLEEAKRTLLTEQLQVQNQNLQQFAYIVSHNLRAPIANIMGLTTIYDRARPEADLNKHIIDSLAQSARLLDHTIRDLNHILTVRGQMLDVSEQVYFEELLQDILKSISIELENTQANVAYDFSHAPSIVSLRSYIHSILQNLLTNALKYRDPQRKPEICIRSYKQKDYICIEISDNGLGIDLAKVKGNLFGLYKRFHQHIEGRGLGLHLVKTQVDLLGGKIEVDSRVGAGTTFKVYI, encoded by the coding sequence ATGCTGGCAACCCTGTTGCTGGTGTGCGTGTTCTTCTACATGCAGACCAGGGAGTTCCAGGACAAATACACGACCAGCATGCAGCACACCTATAGACGGCTGGAGCTGGTCAACAAGCTATTCGAGAACAAGGAACGCACACAGGCTTTAGTAAGAGCCCACATTATGGCTGAGCGTGCGGCTGCCAAGGACAGCTTGCGGAGGGAGTTAGCCTTGGCCTACAAAGCGAATGAGGCTACCATACTGGAACTGCACCAGTTACTGGAAGGGCATGGGCACCTGCAGCAACTACACCGCCTGAGTGATGATCTTAAGAACTATCACGCGCATGTAGACAGCCTCCTTAGGCTGTCCTATGAGCGGCAAAGGGAGGCGGCGCTACGCTATGATGCTGCCCACCTGGCCCCCTTTTACACGCAACACCACGCTCACCTCATCAGTCTGAACAGTGAACTGACCAACGCAGCGCGCACTTATACCGATCAGTTTTCCCCCGCTTTCTCGAACCTGGTGGATGAGTACATTCTCCTCCTGCTGCTGGTAGTGCCGTTTATATTTTGGGCTTCCTTTGCCTTTAACCAGATTACAAAGCGCCTGCAGCAGGAGAACCAGCGCCTCAACAAGGAGATAAAGGAGCGGGAGGCACTGCAGCAGAACCTGAAGTTTACACAACGGCACTTCAGACGCCTTTTTGAGCAGAACCCGATCCCGATGTTCGTGTATGATCAGCATACGTTCAGAATTTTGGAAGTGAATGAGGCGGCGGTGCAGGAGTATGGGTTTACGCAGGAGGAGTTTCTGCGGCTTACTGTTTTCGACATCTTGCCGGAAGAAGAAAAAGAGGCGGTCAGGAGCCGTATCAGCCAAATGGACAAAGCCGCAGACACGAACAACGTGGGTGTAAGCCACATGCGCAAGGATGGCTCCATATTCCGGGTTATGCTGCGGTCGCATGCGTTTAAGGAAAGGAACGGCGTGTACCCCCGGCTCGTTACCTCCGAGAACATACAGAAGCAGGAGGAGTTTATTGCCACATTGGCAAAGAGCGAGAAGCAGCTGCGCGAGGTGAGTTCCAGCATACCAGGCGCGGTGTACCAGTTCCGGGTGGACGAGCATAACAACACCAGCTTCCCGTTTGTAAGTGACGGCATAAAAGATGTGGTTGGCGTTACCCCTGAGGAAGTATACCAAAATCCGAACCTGCTTTTCGAAGCCGTACATCCAGACGACCTCGAGGAAGTGTCCAAAAGCATTCAGGCTGCCACACAAAGCTTTTTGCCGTGGGTGCAGGACCTGCGGGTCTGGAACAAGGTGCAGCAAGAGTGGAATTGGATCCGGGGGCATAGCTTACCGTCTTCCAAGGAGAACGGCGTACTGCTTTACAACGGCACTTTCATTGATATTACCGACCAGAAAGAGGCACAAGCGCAACTCACAGCCAGCGAGGCAAACCTGCGCGCCCTGCTCGACAGCTCCCCGCAGGCCGTTTACCTGCTCGACAAAGAGCTGAATGTACTGCTCTTTAACGCTGTAGCCGCCGAAGAAGTGAAGAAACTGACGCTAAGGGAGCTGCAACCAGGCCAAAACATACTAGAACTGACCTCCGATGACCAGAAAAACATCCTGATCGATAGCCACGCGCGCGCTTTGCAGGGCAAACCCACCCAGTTCGAGACCGGTAGCGGCGAATTGTGGTTTGAGATAGCGTTCCGTCCGGTGCTCACCCACGACAGGCAGGTTATCTCCGTAGCCCTGAGCATTCATGATATCTCGGAGCAGCGCAACATTATAAGTGCTATTAAAAATAGTGAGGCGCAACTAGCACGCGCCCAGAGCCTGGCAAAGATCGGTAGTTGGGAGTATGACCTGCTGCGCGACAGTTTGAGGATATCTGATAACCTGTACACCATCTACGGTGTCTCTCCTGAGACGTTCGCGGTCACGTTAAACAGCCTGCAAGCCTTCTTCCACCCCGAGGACAGAGACAAAGCACTGCAGGACTACCAGCGCGTGATAGAGGAGAAAACAGTCGTATCCGCGGAGCACCGCATCCGGCTACACGATGGGTCGGAGAAATACCTGCACCAGACCATGGAGCCCCTGATGAATTATGAGGGCCAGGTACTGAAGGTGCTCGGAACCACACAGGATATAACCGAGCAAAAGGCAAGGGAACGGGAGATCAGGGAGGCCAAGGACCGCTTCCAGTCTACGATTGAGAATATACCTGAAGTTATTTTCTCAGCCGATGCTAATTTCCGGATTTTCTACATCAGCCCGCAGTGTGTCCGGATTACAGGCTACACCGAGGAGGAGTTCACGCAGGAGCACCTCTGGCCTAGGATTACGCATGAGGAGGACCTGCCAGGCCTGCTAAGCAAGCTTAAGCAGGAAGTACCGCTTGGCAAAAAGATCCAGCACGAAATGCGCATCATTGCCCGGGACGGAAAGGAGAAGTGGTTTATGCTGCGCCTGTCGCCTATGTTGGGAGAGAATGGTGAAGTACAGCGCCTGGATGCCTCTGTGGCCGACGTGACAGAGCGCAAGCTGGAGGAAGCCAAGCGCACCCTGCTCACCGAGCAGCTACAGGTGCAGAACCAGAACCTGCAGCAGTTCGCCTATATTGTGTCCCACAACCTGCGCGCGCCTATCGCCAACATCATGGGTCTTACCACCATCTACGACCGTGCCCGTCCGGAGGCAGACCTGAACAAACACATTATTGACAGCCTGGCCCAGTCGGCGCGGCTCCTGGACCACACCATCCGCGACCTAAACCATATCCTGACAGTGCGCGGCCAGATGTTGGACGTATCAGAGCAGGTTTACTTCGAGGAGCTGCTCCAGGATATCCTCAAAAGCATATCCATTGAGCTGGAAAACACCCAAGCCAACGTTGCATACGACTTCAGCCATGCCCCCAGTATTGTATCGCTGAGGAGCTACATTCATAGTATTCTCCAGAACCTGCTGACAAACGCCCTCAAGTACAGAGACCCGCAAAGGAAGCCCGAGATTTGTATAAGAAGTTATAAGCAAAAGGACTATATTTGCATCGAAATCTCCGATAACGGGCTCGGAATTGATCTTGCAAAGGTAAAAGGCAATCTTTTTGGCCTCTATAAGCGCTTTCATCAGCACATCGAGGGCAGGGGCTTAGGTTTGCACCTGGTAAAAACACAGGTCGATCTTCTGGGCGGCAAAATTGAGGTAGACAGCCGGGTAGGCGCAGGTACTACGTTTAAAGTCTACATTTAA
- a CDS encoding heavy metal translocating P-type ATPase — MATVKDRKLTKATFPVEGMTCASCANSIQSMLNAREGVAEANVNFAGKTLQVAYDEQEVNPAQLRETVQEIGFDILIEETTQEELEERQATALSNLRRKTIIAGVLALPVFILGMFFHDTFAWGNWAMLILTAPVLLWAGQRFFVGAWAQAKHGRANMDTLVALSTGIAFIFSVFNTVYPGFFLDRGLMPHVYFEAVAVIIAFILLGKYLEEGAKDRSSSAIKKLMGLQPKTVRVLRNGTELELKIEEVQLGDRVVLLPGERVPVDGEVASGTTYVDESMLSGEPLPVQKQPGDALYAGTINQKGSVQIIAQKTGGETMLAHIIKLVQEAQGSKAPVQKLVDKIAGIFVPVVLVIAVLTFAAWLVFGGEAYLTEALLSTISVLVIACPCALGLATPTAIMVGVGRGAENGILIKDAESLEHAHKVNAVLLDKTGTITLGKPSVTDVVWAQDTLEQARLETLFFSMEAQSEHPIAQAIYTFYKEQGQQAVQPDTFNSLTGLGIEAGFDGTRYLAGNEKLLRQQGVELPEHLLQAARQLQEDAKTAIFFADSAQALAVFAVSDPIKPAAAKGIKAMHEAGLEVYMLTGDNSQTAEAVARQVGVAHYQAELLPTDKSDFVKKLQAEGKVVAMVGDGINDAQALATADVSIAMGQGTDIAMEVAGITLMRSDLTQVARAVKLSRATVQTIHQNLFWAFIYNVICIPVAAGILFPFTGFLLNPMIAGAAMALSSVSVVTNSLRLRAKKL, encoded by the coding sequence ATGGCAACTGTAAAAGATAGAAAGCTTACCAAAGCCACCTTTCCGGTAGAGGGCATGACCTGTGCCTCCTGCGCCAACAGTATACAGAGCATGCTGAACGCCCGTGAGGGAGTGGCAGAGGCAAACGTGAACTTCGCCGGTAAAACTCTGCAGGTGGCCTACGATGAGCAGGAGGTAAACCCAGCTCAACTGCGCGAGACGGTGCAGGAAATCGGCTTTGATATACTGATAGAGGAAACAACCCAGGAGGAGCTGGAGGAGCGGCAGGCAACGGCGCTCTCTAACCTGAGGCGCAAAACCATTATAGCCGGTGTGCTGGCCCTGCCGGTGTTTATACTGGGCATGTTCTTCCACGACACTTTCGCCTGGGGCAACTGGGCCATGCTTATACTTACCGCGCCTGTCCTGCTTTGGGCGGGGCAGCGCTTCTTTGTAGGGGCTTGGGCACAGGCCAAACACGGCCGCGCCAACATGGATACGCTGGTGGCGCTGAGCACGGGGATCGCCTTTATCTTCAGTGTGTTCAACACAGTTTACCCGGGGTTCTTCCTGGATAGGGGGTTGATGCCGCACGTCTACTTCGAGGCGGTGGCCGTGATCATTGCGTTTATACTTTTGGGGAAGTACCTGGAGGAAGGCGCGAAAGACCGTAGTTCCTCGGCTATTAAAAAGCTGATGGGCCTGCAGCCGAAGACGGTACGGGTGCTGCGCAACGGCACCGAACTGGAGCTGAAGATAGAGGAAGTACAACTGGGCGACAGGGTCGTGCTGCTGCCTGGTGAGCGCGTGCCGGTAGACGGTGAGGTAGCCTCCGGAACAACGTACGTGGACGAAAGTATGCTGAGCGGGGAGCCGCTGCCGGTGCAGAAACAGCCTGGCGATGCCCTTTATGCCGGCACCATCAACCAGAAGGGAAGTGTACAGATCATCGCACAGAAGACCGGCGGCGAAACCATGTTGGCCCATATCATCAAGCTGGTGCAGGAGGCGCAGGGCAGCAAAGCCCCGGTGCAGAAGCTGGTGGATAAGATCGCGGGCATCTTCGTACCGGTGGTGTTGGTAATTGCCGTCCTTACGTTTGCTGCCTGGCTGGTGTTCGGTGGCGAGGCCTACCTGACGGAGGCGCTGCTATCTACCATTTCGGTGCTGGTGATCGCCTGCCCGTGTGCACTTGGCCTGGCCACCCCAACGGCAATTATGGTGGGCGTGGGCCGTGGTGCCGAGAACGGCATCCTGATAAAAGACGCGGAAAGTCTGGAGCATGCCCACAAGGTAAATGCCGTCCTCCTGGATAAGACCGGTACCATCACTTTAGGTAAGCCCTCTGTTACGGATGTGGTGTGGGCGCAGGACACATTGGAACAGGCGCGGCTGGAGACGCTGTTCTTCTCTATGGAGGCACAGTCGGAGCACCCGATCGCACAGGCCATCTATACTTTCTACAAGGAACAGGGGCAACAGGCCGTGCAACCGGACACCTTTAACAGCCTCACCGGTTTGGGGATAGAGGCCGGGTTTGACGGCACCCGCTACCTGGCCGGTAACGAGAAACTGCTGCGCCAGCAGGGCGTGGAGCTGCCGGAGCACCTGCTGCAGGCGGCAAGGCAGCTGCAGGAAGACGCTAAAACAGCCATCTTCTTTGCAGACTCAGCGCAGGCGCTGGCTGTCTTCGCCGTGAGTGACCCAATCAAGCCTGCCGCCGCCAAAGGTATAAAAGCCATGCACGAGGCCGGGCTGGAAGTATACATGCTCACCGGCGACAACAGCCAAACGGCCGAGGCCGTAGCCCGGCAGGTGGGTGTGGCGCATTACCAGGCGGAGCTGCTGCCAACAGATAAGTCCGACTTTGTGAAAAAGCTGCAGGCGGAAGGGAAAGTAGTTGCCATGGTGGGCGACGGTATAAACGATGCGCAGGCCCTTGCCACCGCCGACGTCAGCATCGCCATGGGGCAGGGCACCGATATTGCTATGGAAGTAGCCGGCATCACGCTCATGCGCTCCGACCTGACGCAGGTGGCCAGAGCCGTAAAACTGTCGCGGGCCACGGTGCAGACGATCCACCAGAACCTGTTCTGGGCGTTCATCTACAATGTGATCTGTATTCCGGTGGCGGCTGGCATACTGTTCCCCTTCACCGGTTTCCTGCTCAACCCGATGATTGCGGGCGCGGCCATGGCCCTGAGTTCTGTGTCGGTGGTGACTAACAGCCTGCGCCTTCGGGCTAAGAAATTGTAA
- a CDS encoding heavy-metal-associated domain-containing protein, which translates to METYKFKTNINCGNCVRAVTPHLNKLEGVQEWKVDTDNPNKVLEVKADAADAETIKNTVKKAGFEAEQI; encoded by the coding sequence ATGGAAACCTATAAATTTAAGACCAACATCAACTGCGGAAACTGTGTGCGCGCTGTTACGCCTCACCTCAACAAGCTGGAGGGCGTGCAGGAGTGGAAAGTAGATACTGACAATCCAAACAAGGTACTGGAAGTAAAAGCAGATGCCGCAGACGCTGAGACGATTAAAAACACGGTGAAGAAAGCTGGTTTTGAGGCCGAGCAGATCTAA
- a CDS encoding PorP/SprF family type IX secretion system membrane protein encodes MNKLLALGVIWLLAAGSAFAQQRPQYTQYTLNNYLANPAITGIEDYADLKLGTRHQWSGLEGAPQSYYATLHMPINKPGGSTYGGGRGMAKEGSMKPSSIYRRSRPHHGFGLMAMSTETGPLKRGSVSASYAYHQPLSRTLKVSAGVQPGIIQYSLDPGKVKLAHNSLHDPAIYDGRANEVKFDLSMGLWLYSRNFYAGVAGAQLVPSKRQFLTDNTPSDTDGALQQHYYVTGGYRLDVAPYISLIPSVMVKMAQPSPASVDATMKVVYGDRLWAGVTYRHEESVAAMAGININHLLDLAYSYDATTSPLGQASAGSHEVVLGFKLRNTRKVICPEWAW; translated from the coding sequence ATGAACAAACTTTTAGCCCTAGGAGTGATATGGCTGTTGGCGGCAGGCAGTGCCTTTGCCCAGCAGCGGCCTCAATACACTCAGTATACTTTAAATAATTACCTCGCCAACCCCGCTATCACGGGCATAGAGGACTACGCCGACTTGAAGCTTGGCACACGCCACCAGTGGAGCGGCCTGGAGGGAGCGCCGCAGTCGTACTATGCTACCCTGCACATGCCAATTAACAAGCCTGGCGGCAGCACGTACGGCGGCGGCAGGGGCATGGCGAAGGAGGGCAGCATGAAACCATCCAGCATTTACCGCAGGTCGCGCCCGCACCATGGCTTTGGCCTGATGGCAATGTCCACGGAGACGGGCCCGCTGAAGCGTGGCAGCGTTTCAGCCAGCTATGCGTATCACCAGCCGCTTTCACGCACCCTCAAAGTATCGGCAGGTGTGCAGCCGGGCATTATCCAGTATAGCCTGGACCCAGGTAAGGTAAAGTTAGCCCACAACAGCCTCCACGACCCAGCCATTTACGACGGTCGGGCTAACGAGGTAAAGTTTGACCTGAGCATGGGCCTGTGGCTCTACTCCCGCAATTTCTACGCAGGTGTGGCCGGGGCGCAGTTGGTACCCAGTAAGCGCCAGTTCCTGACTGACAATACCCCATCGGACACAGATGGCGCACTGCAGCAGCACTACTACGTTACGGGTGGCTACCGCCTGGATGTAGCGCCTTACATTTCGCTGATCCCTTCGGTGATGGTGAAAATGGCGCAGCCAAGCCCGGCATCGGTGGATGCTACGATGAAGGTTGTCTATGGTGACAGGCTTTGGGCAGGCGTTACGTACAGGCACGAGGAGTCAGTAGCAGCCATGGCAGGCATCAACATCAATCACCTGCTGGACCTGGCTTACTCCTACGACGCCACTACCTCGCCGCTGGGGCAGGCAAGCGCCGGAAGCCATGAGGTGGTGCTTGGGTTTAAGCTGCGCAACACACGTAAGGTTATTTGCCCGGAATGGGCATGGTAG